A genome region from Cucumis sativus cultivar 9930 chromosome 4, Cucumber_9930_V3, whole genome shotgun sequence includes the following:
- the LOC101207960 gene encoding uncharacterized protein LOC101207960: MESITGSELAGFAVGALLVCATISAPRIDAFISSSQRRSLGMCKRCGDLRMIACSKCKGVGSTKSGGLFGINILADFYEALGKDESNVPSIPCTRCNAKGRFRCPDCCSQLTQT, from the exons ACTTGCCGGTTTCGCAGTGGGCGCTTTGCTCGTTTGCGCCACCATTTCTGCCCCAAGAATCGACgctttcatctcttcttctcaGCGCAG ATCCTTGGGCATGTGCAAAAGGTGTGGTGACCTGAGGATGATAGCatgttcaaaatgtaaagGAGTTGGATCAACCAAATCAGGTGGACTGTTTGGCATTAACATTCTTGCTGACTTTTACGAAGCATTGGGCAAAGACGAATCAAATGTGCCTTCTATCCCGTGTACGAGATGCAACGCCAAGGGTCGCTTCCGATGTCCAGATTGCTGCTCTCAACTCACACAAACTTGA